In the Scyliorhinus torazame isolate Kashiwa2021f chromosome 4, sScyTor2.1, whole genome shotgun sequence genome, one interval contains:
- the LOC140411450 gene encoding zona pellucida sperm-binding protein 3-like, with protein MVQLFGIMGEFGVRALVPVLVLVGVVCSSDTWQQFLGQRFPWSRVKATSVPQRLPPPPPFGSHFRVSEGQSVSPLQTVMVQCAEDKLLVRVQLDLFGTRHLIKAADLTLGAAGCRPTKIYSQNHTVLFDYGLHECGSKLQMSGDFLIYTTHLTHSPEYHGSVIVRTNGAVVPIECLYFRKGNVSSNPIRPTWIPFSSTRSGEGHLSFSLRLMNGDWLTERISTVYYLGDLIHIEASVSMSNHMPLKLYIDRCVATLSPDKDSTPRYSIIDYNGCLLDSKAEDSFSTFVLPSGEREMDKLRFDLDAFRFFGADRSLIFITCHLKVTPVDRRDSRNKACTFQKMHNIWSPLEESSIDICACCRVGNCATRELRFGSRGRRDLVTEAESEVGFKWEAEAPLGPLIILDTDVTNLATDSLNEGRMQERSPGGVESELVLIVTLTVTAVSLISASLITLFLYRKRNQTMFTQSSN; from the exons ATGGTTCAGTTGTTTGGTATCATGGGGGAGTTTGGAGTGAGGGCTTTGGTCCCAGTGCTGGTGTTAGTTGGAGTTGTTTGTTCCTCTGATACTTGGCAACAGTTTCTAGGCCAGAGGTTTCCATGGAGCAGAGTCAAAGCCACCTCTGTGCCTCAgagactccctcctcctcctccctttggTTCCCATTTCCGTGTGTCTGAGGGTCAAAGTGTGTCTCCACTGCAGactgtgatggtgcagtgtgcaGAGGACAAGCTGCTGGTCAGGGTCCAGCTGGATTTATTTGGAACCAGGCACCTGATTAAAGCTGCTGACCTGACCCTGGGGGCAGCAGGCTGTCGGCCAACCAAGATCTACTCTCAGAACCACACTGTCCTCTTTGACTATGGGCTCCATGAATGTGGCAGCAAATTGCAG ATGTCTGGAGATTTCCTGATCTACACCACCCACCTGACCCACAGCCCAGAGTATCATGGATCTGTCATTGTGAGAACGAATGGAGCTGTCGTTCCCATTGAGTGTCTTTACTTTAG GAAGGGCAATGTGAGCAGTAACCCCATCAGGCCTACTTGGATCCCATTCAGCTCCACTAGGTCTGGAGAAGGACATCTTTCATTCTCCCTGCGCCTAATGAATG GTGACTGGCTTACAGAGCGCATTTCCACTGTCTACTACCTGGGTGACCTCATTCACATTGAGGCCTCTGTTTCAATGAGTAACCACATGCCCCTGAAGCTCTACATTGACCGCTGTGTAGCTACATTGAGCCCAGACAAGGACTCCACCCCGAGATACAGCATTATTGACTACAATGG TTGCCTCCTGGACAGCAAAGCTGAGGACTCCTTTTCAACCTTTGTGTTGCCAAGTGGTGAGCGGGAGATGGACAAGCTCCGGTTTGACCTGGATGCATTCCGTTTCTTTGGAGCTGACCGTTCCTTG ATTTTCATCACCTGTCACCTGAAAGTAACTCCAGTGGATCGGAGAGATTCCAGGAACAAAGCTTGTACTTTCCAGAAGATGCACAATAT CTGGAGCCCATTGGAGGAATCGAGCATTGACATTTGTGCCTGTTGCCGTGTGGGTAACTGTGCCACAAGGGAGCTGCGATTTGGATCCAGAGGAAGGAGAGATCTTGTAACTGAAGCTG AGAGTGAAGTTGGATTCAAGTGGGAAGCTGAGGCCCCACTTGGACCGCTGATCATTCTGGATACTGATGTGACCAACCTGGCAACAGACTCCCTGAATGAGGGAAGGATGCAGGAGAGGTCTCCAGGTG GTGTGGAGTCTGAGTTGGTCCTGATCGTGACCCTGACTGTGACGGCTGTCTCTCTGATCTCTGCTTCATTGATCACCTTGTTCCTGTACAGGAAACGCAATCAAACAATGTTCACCCAGTCATCAAATTAA